A stretch of the Dyella telluris genome encodes the following:
- the def gene encoding peptide deformylase — translation MIRDILKMGDPRLLRVAPPVPDAMIGSAELEALIADMFDTMHDAGGVGLAAPQIGVDLQLVIFGFDSSERYPDAPAVPRTILLNPVITPLSQDMEEGWEGCLSVPGLRGAVNRYTLIRYQGVDPKGTPIDRTAEGFHARVVQHECDHLIGRLYPSRITDFSKFGYTEVLFPGMDPGADE, via the coding sequence ATGATCCGCGACATCCTGAAGATGGGCGACCCGCGCCTGCTGCGCGTGGCGCCGCCGGTACCCGACGCGATGATCGGCAGCGCCGAACTGGAGGCACTGATTGCCGACATGTTCGACACCATGCACGATGCCGGTGGCGTCGGCCTGGCCGCGCCGCAGATCGGCGTGGACCTGCAGCTGGTGATCTTCGGCTTCGACAGCTCCGAGCGCTATCCGGATGCCCCGGCCGTGCCGCGCACCATCCTGCTCAACCCGGTGATCACGCCGCTGTCGCAGGACATGGAGGAGGGCTGGGAAGGCTGTCTGTCGGTGCCGGGCCTGCGCGGCGCGGTGAACCGCTACACGTTGATCCGCTATCAGGGCGTGGACCCGAAGGGAACGCCCATCGACCGCACCGCGGAAGGATTCCATGCCCGCGTGGTGCAGCACGAGTGCGATCACCTGATCGGCCGGCTGTACCCGTCGCGGATCACCGACTTCAGCAAGTTCGGTTACACCGAAGTGCTGTTCCCGGGGATGGACCCGGGCGCGGACGAGTAA